Below is a genomic region from Candidatus Zixiibacteriota bacterium.
ACTCGGATTACAGCTAAAACTGAAACAAACGCTGGCACCTCAGCTGATACAATCTTTGAAGATGCTCCAGATGCCGATTCTTAAACTGGAACAGACTCTCAGACATGAGTTATCGGTTAATCCCATGCTTGATGAGGTCGAGCCTTCCGAACTTAATGATCAAAATGACCGTGAGGCGGAAAATCTGCTCAAATCAGAAGAAGATATCGATCCCAAGTTGGATAAAATCGACTGGGAAAATTACCTGAGTGATGATGATGACGGGTTTAAAGTAAAAAACAGCTTTTCGGTTCCCGAAGAACTCTATGAACGAGTTCCGGTCCTGGAAAAAACCCTGTACGACCATCTCCTGGAACAACTCTCTTATCTTAAGTTGAACGAAGAAGATACGTTGATCGGAGAATATATAATCGGGAATATCTCCCCGAAAGGTTACCTGGTGGTCTCGACCGAGGAAATGGCCGAAGAGCTCTCCGTACCTCCTGAAAAAATATCAACGTTGATAACCAAAATTCAGCATTTCGATCCGCCCGGCGTCGGCGCTCATGATCTTCGCGAGTCGCTTCTGCTTCAACTGGAAGAAAAAGGATGCAAGGATTCTCTGGCCTATCGCGTGGTCGATAAACATGTCAATGAACTTGACCGCAAATCGATTCTCCAGATTTCCCGTTCCATGGGGGTTCCCTTCGAAAAAGTCCAGCAGGCCATGGACCTCATTAAAACCCTTTCGCCATACCCGTCTCATGGTAGTTTTGAATCATCGGCCATGCCCATTGTGCCTGACTTGATCGTGGAAAAGATCGGCGATGACTATGTTGTTTATCATAATGATCGCAATACGCCTCAACTCAGGATTAATCCCGGATACCGTCAATTACTCAAGGCCGGCAATAAGACCTCCAAAGATACCAAAAAATATGTCCGGGAAAAACTGGAACAGGCTCGCTGGCTGCTCAATTCGATCAATCAGAGGCGCTCCACCATGATCCGGGTGATGGAGGCTATTATCGAAGAGCAGTATGAATTCTTTGAAAAGGGTTCGGCCTTTTTAAAAC
It encodes:
- the rpoN gene encoding RNA polymerase factor sigma-54, yielding MKLGLQLKLKQTLAPQLIQSLKMLQMPILKLEQTLRHELSVNPMLDEVEPSELNDQNDREAENLLKSEEDIDPKLDKIDWENYLSDDDDGFKVKNSFSVPEELYERVPVLEKTLYDHLLEQLSYLKLNEEDTLIGEYIIGNISPKGYLVVSTEEMAEELSVPPEKISTLITKIQHFDPPGVGAHDLRESLLLQLEEKGCKDSLAYRVVDKHVNELDRKSILQISRSMGVPFEKVQQAMDLIKTLSPYPSHGSFESSAMPIVPDLIVEKIGDDYVVYHNDRNTPQLRINPGYRQLLKAGNKTSKDTKKYVREKLEQARWLLNSINQRRSTMIRVMEAIIEEQYEFFEKGSAFLKPLIMEEIARKVEMNVATISRVSNGKYVQTPQGVYEIKYFFNSGIANEDGGEMSKRHVKNRIEEIIQGEDLEKPLSDQEIFQRLQTEKIKLARRTVTKYREELKILPARFRKRKI